In Methanobacterium sp., the following proteins share a genomic window:
- a CDS encoding ATP-binding cassette domain-containing protein, translated as MPFIEIKNVTKTFNGVDILKNLNRNVEEGSVLGILGRSGSGKSVLINMLRGMKEYKPDSGKIFYNIALCHECFFVDAPSK; from the coding sequence ATGCCTTTTATAGAAATAAAAAACGTGACAAAAACCTTCAATGGCGTGGATATCTTAAAAAATTTGAACAGGAATGTGGAAGAAGGAAGTGTTTTAGGAATTCTTGGAAGGAGCGGGTCAGGAAAATCTGTTTTAATAAACATGCTCCGTGGAATGAAAGAATACAAGCCAGACAGCGGTAAAATATTTTATAACATTGCGCTGTGTCATGAATGTTTTTTTGTGGATGCTCCTTCGAAAG
- a CDS encoding DUF134 domain-containing protein, whose product MPRPRRFRRILEEPQIRCFKPERDNIGSFKPIEITVDEFEAIRLRDYHDIQQKRSAEIMGISQPTFHRILTSARKKISKALVDGNTIVIVGGNYITDKNRYKCNTCGFEWRSPEKEYDKCPDCQSKDITIIIEKQKLKTRTEPPLTERRSYGGRGIGAGPPSVCKCPNCGYESPKIRAVPCRNTKCPECETPLCGAD is encoded by the coding sequence ATGCCTAGGCCCAGAAGATTTAGAAGAATATTAGAAGAACCACAGATACGCTGTTTTAAACCAGAAAGAGATAATATAGGCTCTTTCAAACCTATTGAAATTACAGTAGACGAATTCGAAGCAATAAGACTCAGAGATTATCATGATATTCAGCAGAAAAGATCCGCGGAGATAATGGGAATTTCACAGCCCACGTTTCACCGAATCTTAACTTCTGCTAGAAAAAAGATATCTAAAGCCTTGGTTGATGGAAATACAATAGTAATTGTAGGGGGGAATTATATAACTGACAAAAACAGGTATAAATGCAATACATGTGGGTTTGAATGGCGTAGTCCTGAAAAAGAATACGATAAATGCCCAGACTGTCAATCTAAAGACATAACTATTATTATAGAAAAGCAGAAACTGAAGACAAGAACAGAGCCTCCATTAACAGAGAGAAGATCTTATGGGGGTAGAGGTATTGGAGCAGGTCCACCAAGCGTTTGTAAATGTCCAAACTGTGGATATGAATCTCCAAAAATACGAGCAGTACCATGCAGGAATACTAAATGCCCTGAATGTGAAACTCCGCTATGTGGGGCAGATTAA
- a CDS encoding NifB/NifX family molybdenum-iron cluster-binding protein, with the protein MKVAVASTGSNLNSDIGHLFGRNPNFLIADMENGEIKDIYPIENPSKNEKGAGNMAAQFIVDNEAKILISGELDPIAFVF; encoded by the coding sequence ATGAAAGTAGCAGTTGCATCAACAGGGAGTAATTTAAATTCTGATATAGGTCATCTATTTGGAAGAAATCCTAATTTTTTAATTGCAGATATGGAAAATGGTGAAATTAAAGACATATATCCAATTGAAAATCCTTCAAAAAATGAAAAAGGAGCAGGAAACATGGCAGCGCAATTTATTGTGGATAATGAAGCTAAAATTCTAATTTCAGGAGAATTAGATCCAATTGCCTTCGTATTTTAA